The following proteins come from a genomic window of Candidatus Neomarinimicrobiota bacterium:
- a CDS encoding STAS domain-containing protein, translating into MSTTPVTITPEADIVGNATYELKREFSELIKSGQLQIRLDLAKVTLIDSLGIGVLVATRNSVRQSDGEFSIINLSADLTQLFSNMGIIEFLNIS; encoded by the coding sequence ATGAGCACGACGCCCGTCACTATTACACCCGAAGCTGATATTGTTGGAAACGCCACTTACGAGCTTAAACGAGAATTTTCTGAGTTAATTAAAAGTGGTCAACTGCAAATTAGATTGGACCTTGCCAAAGTTACCTTGATCGACTCATTAGGAATAGGGGTTCTGGTAGCTACCAGAAATTCCGTCCGTCAATCCGATGGCGAATTTAGCATTATTAATCTCTCAGCTGATTTAACTCAGCTCTTCTCCAATATGGGGATTATCGAGTTTCTGAATATCAGCTAA